GCACCTCTCCGCCGTCATTCCCGCGAAAGCGGGAATCTAGGAACTCAAAGCTGCAAGAATTTATCAGAAACAACCGAGACTTAAAAAAACGGATTCCCGTCTGCGCGGGAATGACGGGACTTTAGGTTTTTGTTTTTCTGTTTTTGCGGGAATGACGAATTTATAGTGGATTAAATTTAATCCACTATACTTCAATCCATAAAAGTCTTATATGCCAACAAACAAAAAAATAAAAAATTATATTTCAAAAAAATTAATTTAAATCGAGAAAATTGCCGTTTTGTTTCTGCCCGGCTTTTGTAAAACGCTAAAATGCCGTCTGAAAACGTCGGGCGGATTCGGTATGGTGTGTTAGAATCCGTTAACTTTATATCAAATCGGGCAAAGAATCATGTTTGCTTTCAAATCCTTACTCGATATGCCGCGCGGTGAGGCACTTGCCGTCGTCGTCGCTCTGATTGCCGCGATGGGCTATACCATCATTTCATTGGAGTGGCTGCCGCATATGTCCATTATTGCCGCCATCGTCGTGCTGATTTTGTACGGCTTGGCGCGCGGTTTGAAATACAACGATATGCAGGCAGGGATGATAGGCGCGTTGAATCAGGGTATGGGCGCGATTTACCTGTTTTTCTTCATCGGGCTGATGGTCAGCGCGCTGATGATGAGCGGCGCGATTCCGACGCTGATGTATTACGGTTTCGGACTGATTTCCCCGACTTATTTTTATTTTTCCGCCTTCGCGCTGTGTTCCGTCATCGGCGTGTCCATCGGCAGCAGCCTGACTACTTGCGCCACTGTCGGCGTTGCCTTTATGGGGATGGCGGCGGCGTTTCAGGCCGATATGGCGATGACGGCGGGCGCGATTGTTTCGGGCGCATTTTTTGGCGACAAAATGTCCCCGCTCTCCGACACAACGGGCATTTCCGCGTCCATCGTCGGTATCGACTTGTTTGAGCACATCAAAAATATGATGTACACCACCATCCCCGCATGGCTCATCAGCGCGGCACTGATGCTTTGGCTTTTGCCGAATGTCGCCGCATACGATATGGGCAGCGTCGAATCCTTCCGCAGCCAGCTTGAAGCCACGGGATTGGTGCACGGCTATTCGCTGATTCCGTTTGCACTATTGGTCGTTTTGGCATTGATGCGCGTCAATGCCGTGGTCGCCATGCTCTTTACCGTCATGGTTGCCGTTGCGGTAACTTATCTGCACAGTACGCCCGATCTGCGTCAGCTCGGCGCGTGGTTTTACGGCGGCTACAAACTCGAAGGCGAAGCGTTTAAAGACATCGCCAAACTCATTTCGCGCGGTGGCTTGGAAAGTATGTTTTTCACGCAAACCATCGTGATTCTCGGGATGAGTTTGGGCGGGCTGCTGTTTGCGCTGGGCGCGATTCCTTCCTTGCTGGATGCCGTCCGCAGCTTTTTGACGAATGCCGGACGCGCGACGTTCAGCGTCGCCATGACTTCGGTCGGGGTCAATTTCCTGATTGGAGAGCAATATTTGAGTATTTTGTTGTCGGGTGAAACATTCAAACCCGTTTACGATAAGCTCGGCCTGCATTCGCGCAACCTGTCGCGGACTCTGGAAGATGCGGGGACGGTTATCAACCCGCTCGTGCCGTGGAGCGTGTGCGGCGTATTTATCAGCCATGCGCTGGGCGTACCCGTTTGGGAATATCTGCCTTATGCCTTTTTCTGCTATTTGAGTTTGGCTTTGACGCTTCTGTTCGGCTGGACGGGGCTGACCTTGAGCAAAAAATAAGCGGATAAGCGAAATGCCGTCTGAACCTGTTTTCCGGTTTCAGACGGCATTTTTATAGTGGATTAAATTTAAACCAGTACGGCGTTACCTCGCCTTGCCGTACTATCTGTACTGTCTGCGGCTTCGTTGCCTTGTCCTGATTTAAATTTAATCCACTATATGTTTGGCGGATGGGGCGGATTGAAACAGAAAACGCCCGTACCGTCATCCTAAACTGTGCAGAAACGGCGGTGCTTACTTCACACGGGTTGCCATCAGCGTATGCAGGCGGCGGTTGTCGGCGCGGGCGACGGTGAACTGCAAACCGCCGATGATGACTTTTTCGCCGCGTACGGGCAGGTGTCCCAACTCTTGAATGACCAAACCGCCGATGGTGTCGGCTTCTTCGCTGCTGTATTCCGTGCCGAAGAAGGTGTTGATGTCTTCGATTTCGGTAACGGCGTGGATGCGCCAGCGTTCGGCGGAAACGGCGTGGATATTGTCCGCGCTGTCATCTTCGTCAAACTCGTCTTCGATTTCGCCGACGATTTGCTCGATGATGTCTTCAAAGGTGACCAAACCGGATGTACCGCCGTATTCGTCGATGACGATCGCCATGTGGTTGCGCTGTTCGCGGAACTCTTTTAAAAGGGCGGTCAAAGATTTGCCTTCGGGAACGAAAACGGCAGGGCGCAATATCGATTTGAGGTGGAACTGCTCGGGGTTGAACATATATTTGAGCAGGTCTTTGGCGTGCAAAATACCCAAAACTTCGTCTTTGTCTTCGCCGATGACGGGGAAACGCGAATGGGCGGTATCGATAACGTAGGCGGTGATGCGTTCGATGCTGTCGTTTTCTTTTAAAACGTTCATACGGCTGCGCGTAATCATCGCGTCGCGCACTTCCAGCTCGGCAAAGTCCAATACTTTTTCCAGCCGGGTCAGTGTGTCGGCGTCAAAAACTTCCTGCTCGTGCGCTTGGCGCAACAGGGTTAATACGTCTTCGGCGGAGTCTGGCTCGCCGGCAAGTCGGGAGATTAGGCGTTCGAAAAACTTGGATTTCGACTGCGTACCGTCCATTTTAATATTCGTCCTCTTGGTAGGGGTTGGGGAAGCCTGCCGCCAGCATCAGGCGGATTTCTTCGGCTTCCATTATTTCGGCTTCATCGTCTTCGATGTGGTCGTAGCCCATCAGGTGTAAAGTACCGTGTATGGTCAGGTGGGCAAAATGCTGCTCGGGTGTTTTGCCTTGTTCGGCGGCTTCTTTCAAAACCACTTGAGGACAAATCACCAAATCGCCATACAGGCCGTCTGAAAACTGGTCGGGCAGGATTTCGCCTTCGTTGAGCGCGAAACTCAAGACATTGGTGGCGTAATCTTTGCCGCGGTAGTCGCGGTTGTAGGCGCGGGCTTCTTCTTCGTCCAGAAGAATCAGGCTGATGTCTGCGCGGCGGTATTCGTTTTTCAAGGCAGACCACGCCCAGCGATAAAAATCGCGTTCGCTCGGAAGGTCGGCTGCGGTTGAGGCGTTTTCAAAGTTCAGATGAAAACGTTGCCGCTGTAAGGATAAAAAAGGATATTGTTTGGCGCGTTTCATGTTGTCTGGGAAATTTGGTTTTTAGGCGTAAATATAACATATTCACCCCCATGCCGTCTGAAAAACCGCCCAAAATATGATAGACTTCATGCCGTTTTCCATCTTTCAGGCAACCATTATGAACCCGAAAAAACTCGTTATCGCCAGTCGCGAAAGCCTGCTTGCCATGTGGCAGGCAAAATATATCCAAGGCCGTCTGAAAGCCCTGTATCCCGATTGCGAAGTCGAGATTTTGGGCATGACCACGCGCGGCGACCGGATTTTGGACAGAACTTTGTCAAAAGTCGGCGGTAAAGGCTTGTTTGTCAAAGAGTTGGAACAGGCTTTGTATGACGGCAGGGCCGACTTGGCCGTGCATTCGATTAAAGACGTACCGATGGATTTGCCTGAAGGTTTCGCGCTTGCGGCCATCGGCGAACGCGCCAATCCGTTTGACGCGTTTGTGTCCAACCAATACGCGCGTTTGGAAGAAATGCCCAAAGGCGCGATCGTCGGCACATCCAGCCTGCGCCGCGAAGCCCAGTTGCGTGCGCGCTATCCGCATTTGCTTATCAAACCTTTGCGCGGCAATGTGCAAACCCGTTTGTCCAAACTCGATAACGGCGAATACGACGCAATTATCTTGGCTGCCGCCGGTTTGCAGCGTCTGGAATTGGATGAACGCATCCGCATGATTTTGTCGGAATCCGACAGCCTGCCTGCAGCCGGACAAGGCGCATTGGGTATTGAAATTGCCGCGCACCGCGAAGATTTGTACGAAGTCTTGAAGCCACTAAACCACGATACCACACACGCCTGCGTTACGGCAGAACGCGCTTTGGCGCGCGCTTTGGGCGGAAGCTGCCAAGTGCCGCTGGCCGCATATTGCACGGAAGAAAACGGCTTGCTGACCTTGCGCGGACTGGTCGGACACCCCGACGGTTCGGTTGTGTTGCAGGCGGACGCGCAAGCCCCTGCCGAATACGCCGACGCGCTCGGACGCGCAGTCGCTAAGAAATTGGCGGACGACGGTGCGCGGGAATTGATTGGAGCAGTATTGAATACGGAAAATTGATTTTATCGAAAATTTATAGTGGATTAACAAAAACCAGTACGGCGTTGCCTCGCCTTGTCGTACTATCTGTACTGTCTGCGGCTTCGTCGCCTTGTCCTGATTTTTGTTAATCCACTATAAAGAAAATAATATAAGTTATTGTTTTTAATTAGTTTGTTTCATCAGTTTTACTTGCCTTATTTCGTCATTCCCGCGCAGGCGGGAATCCAGTTTGCTCGGTTTCAGTTGTTTCTAATCAATTCTTGCAGCATTGGGTTCCCAAATTCCCGCCTGCGCGGGAATGACGGCGGAAAGGTTTTTGTGGCTTCGGATAATATAGTGGATTAACAAAAATCAGGACAAGGCGACGAAGCCGCAGACAGTACAGATAGTACGACAAGGCGAGGCAACGCCGTACTGGTTTAAAGTTAATCCACTATACTGTGGCGTTCAAATTTTGAATTTGAGAATGATGATATTCGTATTTTTTATTTGAGTTCATCATATTGGGTTGATTTTATAGATGTTTTTAGCTTGTTTGAAATTGTTATAGTTTATTGTTTTTTAACAAAAAACAGAGCCGTCTGAACTGGTTAAGGTTCAGACGGCATTTTCATATGGCTGTGCTTTTTACAGTACTTTTACGATGCTTTCGCACAGATAATCGATGTTGTCGTCGGTAATGCCTGCAACATTAATTCGGCCGGAACGGACGGCATAAATGGCAAACTCGTTTTTCAAACGGTCAACTTGTTCGGGAGTCAAGCCGCTGAAGGAGAACATGCCGTTTTGTTCAATAATGAAATCAAAGTTTTGGCTTGCACCTTTGGCTTTGAGCAACTCGACAAATTTTTGGCGCATGGCTTTGATGCGGCCGCGCATTTCATCGAGTTCGGCAATCCATTGTGCTTTCAAATCATCATTTTTCAACACCAGCGCAATGGTGTTCGCGCCGTGTGAAGCCGGATTGGAATACAAGGTACGGATGATGGTTTTGACTTGGCTGTGGGCGCGGGCTGCTGTTTCTTCATCTTCGGCCACCAAAGTGAACGCGCCGACGCGCTCGTTGTACATACCGAAGTTTTTGGAATAAGAGCTGGCAATCAGCAATTCTGTATTGTGTTTCAAGAACACGCGCAAGCCGTAGGCATCTTCTTCCAAACCGTTGCCAAAGCCTTGGTAGGCAAAGTCAAACAGCGGCAACCAGCCTTTTTCGGCAGAAAGTTTTGCCAGAGTTTCCCATTGTTCGGGCGTAGGGTCGATGCCGGTAGGGTTGTGGCAGCAGCCGTGCAGCAGGACGATGTCGCCTTTTTGCGCTTGGCTCAAGTCTTCAATCATACCGTCCCAATCCAAACCGTGTTTGGCGGCATCATAGTAGCGATAAGGTTTGTCTTGGATACCGACCGCTTTGGCGATGGCGTTGTGGTTTGGCCAAGTTGGATTGGAAATCCAGATGGTTTGCGCGTTCAACTGACGTTTGGCAAATTCGGTCGCAATACGCAATGCGCCTGTACCGCCAAGGCTTTGCGCTGTTTTGGCGCGGCGGCTGGCGATGATTTCGTGGTCTTTGCCGAACAGCAGGATTTGGGTTTGCTCGTTGTAGTCGGCAACGCCGTCGATGGTCAGGTAGTTTTTGGTGGTTTCGCTTTCCAACAGGCGTTTTTCGGCTTCTTTGACGGCTTTGACAATGGGTGTCGCGCCGGATGCGTCTTTGTACACGCCGATGCCGAGGTTGACTTTTTCGGGGCGGGTTTCGGCTTTGAATGCTTCGCCCAAACCGAGAATCGGATCGGCGGGGGCGGCTTCGATGTGCTTGAAGAACATAGCTTGCTCCTTGATGGGGACGGAAGGTCATTCGGGTTTGCCGATTTTACGCTGTTTTACACGGGCTGGAAACAGACGCAATCACGCCTGCCCGATATGGGCGAAGGTTTCCCAGTTTGACCGTATGTGTTCTGCAAGCAGGGGCAGGTCTTGTTCGGCGGCTTCGTAGTATGCGCCGTCCCATTCTTCAAAGTCGGGGAACTGTTTGCGCAGGGAAGGGATGTCCCGCCCTTCGTCGGCAAGCGTTTCGATGTTTTCGCCGTGTTGTTCGTAGAGGGCTTTGGCTTTGTCCAAGACTTTCGGCACGGCTTTGATTTTCCAGCGGCGCAGGCTGTCGGCAAGCGGGTTGCGGAAAATGTATTCGCCGTAGCCGGAGGCGATAAGCTGCACGAAGCCGCCTTCTTCGACTTGGCTGTCGAGGTAGCAGAATGCGGTCAGCGTGTGCTGGTCGTCGGACAGGCAGGAGAGGGATTCGTCGCCGGTTTGGGCGGTGTGTTCGAGGTAGGCGGAAACGAGGGTGTAGAGCAGAACGGATGGCTCTTGTTGTTTGATGTTTTCCGGGAGGGTAAGCGCAGTCATGGTATGCCGTCTGAAAAGTGGGGATTATAGCGGATTGCGGCTTTGCGCCGAAAATATCCTTTAGCCTGCCGATGGCGTAAAATAGGCGTACACCAACCACGCAAAGGAAAATCAAATGGACAATCTGAATCCGCAGGAAATTTCCGTGTTGCCGGAAAATCTGCCGCTGTATTGCTCGGGACCCGACAACGAGCAGTGGAACGGGCATCCGAGAGTGTTTTTGCCTTTGGGCGAAGGAGAATCGGGCAGCGTTGCCTGCCCGTATTGCGGCACGCGCTACCGCCTTGACGGCAAGATGCCGCATCATCACTACGCCTGAATGCAAACGGCGGAAAAATGCCGTCTGAAGCCTTTTCCGATTTCAGACGGCATTTGTTTGGCGGGGTGGGCTGTTCCGGCACCGAGATTCTGCCCGACGCACCGCTCTGACGGGGAACGGCGGTTTCCGTTCCCCGCGTGCTGCCGCTATGGATGGCGGCGTTTCGACTAGAGGAAGAAAATCATTGCCGTGACGACGGCAATCACGCCGTAAATCGCCATCGGGATAACGGTTTTCTTGATAATCGCACCTTCGGAATTTTTCACGTCCAATACGGTACATACGGCGATGATGTTGTTGAGGCACACCATATTGCCCATCGCGCCGCCGACGGACTGCAACGCCAGAATCAGGGTAACGGACAGGCCGGTATCCAGTGCGATTTGCTGCTGAATCGGGCCGAAAGTCAGGTTGGACACGGTGTTGGAACCGGAGAAGAACGCGCCGATCGCGCCCAGATACGGCGAGAAATAAACCCAGTGTTCGCCCGCCATTGCGGCAAATTCCTTACCGATGATTTTCACCATCGAATTGTCGCCGCCGACCAGCATCAGCTGAACCATAATCAGCGCGCCCATCAGGGCAAGCAGCGGTTTTTTGGTTTGATTGAAGGTTACGGCATAAATCGTCCAAGCATCTTTGAATTTGGTCTTATACAGCAGGATGCAGATCCAAACGGTAAAGACAAACGGAATCCAAGCGGGAACGTACAGCGTTTGGTAGGACGCGCTGACATCTTGTCCGAAAATATTGCCGAAGGTAATCGTCAGGGAGTCGCTGACGGTAATTTTGGACAAATCAAACGGCAGTTGGAAGCTGAACCATTCTTCTTTGCTGGTCAAAATGCCTTTGATGCCGATCTGTTTGATGCGCGTAACCACCAGCATGCCGATCAGCATACCCAAAGGGGCGAGTGCTTTGGCGACTTGGGCGAACGGCACTTTTTCGGCATTCGGGTCTTTGGCGTGGTCTTTGCTCAAGCCCCAGCCTTTATTAGCTGCAAATACGGAAAACATCAGACCGATTGCGCCGGCAACCAAAGAAGGAAATTCTTCGTTGACCATTGCCAATGCGACATAGGGAAGGGTACAGGAGAAAACGGCAATGGCGACGAAGCCCAAGTTTTTGCGGATTTCAGACCAAGGTACGATAAAACTCAAGCCGATAACGGGGATGACGAAACCTGCGAAGAAGTGCATCACGCCGGTCTGCCTGCCGATGGCGAGTATGTCTTCGGCACCCAGGTTCAGCGGTGCAAAACCGAACCAAGTCGGCGTACCGACCGCGCCGAAAGAGACGGGGACGGAGTTCATCACCAAAGTGAAAATCGCTACTTTCAACGGATTGAAGCCCAAGCTCATCAGAATCGGCGCGGCAATCGCAGCAGGCGTGCCGAAGCCGGATGCGCCTTCAATCATAAAGGCAAACGACCAGCCGATAATCATCAGTTGCGCTACGGGGTTCGGGCTGATGGTCGCCAACCATTTGCGGATGACATCAATGCAGCCCGTGGTTTCCATCATACGGTTGAACATAATCGCGCCGAAAATCACGGTAATCGGCGTGAGCGTTTTGACGAGGCCGGAAGCGGCGGTGGCGTTGAGCAGCATTCCCGCATCGCCGAAGTAGAAAAGTTTGATGGCGTAAATCAGCACTGCGGTAATCGGCAGCGCGACGTAGGAAGGCATACTGTTTTTTTTCACCATCAGCCAAATCAGCAGGACGATGGGGAATATGCTGAGGAAAAGTGCCATAACGAATCCTTTTTAGGCATTTGCATCATAAGGCGCGTTGAGGTTTGGAAAGACGTTCAAATCCCGCACACCCGATATTCTGGTTAAAAGATAAATTGGTAAGACCAATTATTATGCGTTTGCACACTTTACGTAATCTTATGTAATCGGTCAAGCATTTTATCGATAATGGTTATTAATGCGGGTTAAGGATGGTGATGATGCGGCGGAGGGAGTGTGGGAAAGGGGCGTGTAAAAAAAGCCGCCCGAAAGGCTTCAGACGGCATTTTCAGCATTTTTCCAGCGGCACGAATACCGCGCCGTCCCCGTCCACGCGGAGGATTGAAGCATAGTCGTTATGCCAGTCGCCCAAAACGATGCGGGTAAAGCCGTTTTCGTGATGGATATGCTCGCGGTGAGTGTGTCCGTGTATCAGCCTTTCCGCACCGAAGGCGCGAACCTGCCGCGCGGTAAAGGCGGCATTGACATCCATAATATCGGCGGGCTTGACCTGTTTTTCCATTTTGCTGACACGCCTGATTTTGGCGGCAAGGCGCGTGCGCCACTTCAGGGGCAGCATCAGGAACAGTTTTTGCAGCCGCCTGCAATGCACGATGCGGCGGAAACGCAGGTATGCCTTGTCGTCGGTGCACAATGTGTCTCCGTGGCAGATGAGGGTTTTGCAGCCGAACAAGTCCAAAACCGAGTAATCCGGCAGTAGCGTCATGCCCGCACGCCGGCAAAAATCCTGACCGATTAGGAAGTCGCGGTTACCCCTGACAAAGAACACGGCAACGCCTTTGTCGGACAATTTCCTGATTTCACGCGCAATCGAAGTATTCAACTCGGAAACTTCGTCATCGCCCACCCAGAAATCAAACAAATCGCCCAAAATATAAACCGCCCGCGCCTGTCCGGCGGCGGAAGAACGTAAAAAACGCAGCAACAGCGCGGTCAGTTCGGGATGCTTTTCGCTCAAATGCAGGTCGGAGATGAAATAGGCGGGTTTCATAGGCAGGTTTCCAATCGGGCGGATGTTGTAGCGGATTATAACGCGCCCGGCGGCGGGGCAATACGGCAAATGTCGCGCCAAGCATCGGGCGTTGGCGGAACCGGGGTTCGGGCGCGTTAAAAATGCCATCTGAAGGCTTCAGACGGCATCGCGGGTGCGGGATGCGGTAAGGTTTTGCCGAAAAGATATGGGGTGGTGCGGCGGGATTTCCGTTAAAATACGCTTCTTTTTTATTTTTTCCGACCATTATGCGCCTGACCCACATCAAACTCTCCGGCTTCAAATCTTTTACCGACCCGACCACGATTCATGTGCCGGGGCAGCTTGTTGCGGTTATCGGGCCCAACGGCTGCGGCAAGTCGAATGTGATTGACGCGGTGCGCTGGGTGTTGGGCGAGGCTTCGGCGAAGCAGCTTCGCGGCGAGAGTATGCAGGACGTGATTTTTAACGGTGCGGCGACGCGCCGTCCTGCGCCGAGGGCTTCGGTGGAGTTGGTATTTGACAACAGCGACCACAGTTTGCAGGGCGCGTGGGGGCAGTACGCCGAGGTAAGCATCAAGCGGCAGCTGACGCGGCAGGGCGAATCGACTTATTTCATCAACAATCAGACCGTGCGCCGCCGCGACATTACCGATTTGTTTCTGGGTACGGGCGTGGGCGCGCGTGGTTATGCCGTTATCGAGCAGGGGATGATTTCGCGCATCATCGAAGCGCGGCCGGAGGAGTTGCGCGCCTATATCGAGGAGGCGGCGGGCGTGTCCAAATATAAGGAACGCCGCAAGGAGACGGAAGGCCGTCTGAAAGACACGCGCGAGCATTTGCAGCGTTTGGGCGATTTGCAGAACGAGTTGGCGCGTCAGGTGGAAAAGCTGGAGAAACAGGCGGAAACCGCCGAACGCTACCAATCCCTGACCGCGCAGTTGAACCAACAACAGGATTTGCTCGATTACGCCCAATGGCGGCAATCGCTTGCCGCCGCTGACAAGGCGACCGCGCAGCATCAATCTTTGCAGGCGCAGCAGGACGAAACCGCCGCGCAGGTTCAGGCGTTAAACGACGAAGTACACGCCTTGCAGACTGCCGAACAGTCGCAGCAGCAGGCGGTACACGAATTGAGCAACAAACGCGGCGTGTTGCGCGAGCAGATTGCCCGTTTGGAAGAACAAATCCGCCATCAGCAAAACCTGCACCAACGCATCGAACGCGACAAGCAGGCAGCGCAGGCGCAGTTACAACGCATTCATCAAGAGCAGCAGCAAATCCGCGTGCAGCTTGAAGAAAACGAGTTGCAGGTCGAAGAAAAACAAACCGAGCTGGCGGAATGGGCGATGCAGGTTGCCGAACACGAGGAGCGTCTGCCCGAATTGGAAGAAGCCCAAGCCACGCTCAACGCCGCCTTCCAAACCCAGCAGGACGAGGCAAACCGTATCCGCCGCGAACTGGCGTTGAAGCAGCAGCAGCTTGCCCATGCCGAACAAACCGTTGCCAAGCACGAAGAGCGCAAAGGTCGTCTGAAACAGGAAAACCAAGCCCTGAACCTGCCCGACGAAGCGGAAACCGCCGCCGCGCAGGAAGCCGCCGCCTTGTTGCAAAGCCAGCAAGAGCATTACGAAGAACAAATCATCGCCGCCGAAGAAGCCTTACACGCCGCCCGTGAGGCGTTTCAGACGGCCTCAAACCGCTTCCAAAGCCTGAAGCAGCAACACATCACCTTGCAGGCGCAGCAGCAGGCGTTGTCGCAAATCCTGTCGCAACAGCAGGAAGCCGCCGACTTCTGGCAGGCAACCGACCACGCCGCCGCGCCGCAACTGTGGCAACACATTACCGCGCCTGCTGAGTGGCAGCACGCCCTGTCCGTTATCCTTGCCGAACGCCTGCACGCCCGCGCCGTGCCGAATAGTTTCGTACCGCCCGAACCTTTGCCGCAGGGGCAGGCGGCTTGGCTTTCAGACGGCCTCTCCGGCGGCATCAAAAAATCCCTGCCCGTACAGGCATTGTTGAACCAAATCCAAGCGCAGCCGCCGTTTCAGACGGCATTGCACCACTGGCTCGACGGCGTATTGTGCGCGCCCGATTTGAGCTACGCCCTCGCGCATCAAAACGATTTGGGCGCACACCAAATCTGGCTTACGCCCGAAGGCCATCAGATCGACAAAGTCAGCGTCCTGCTCTATGCCAAACCCGCGCAGGAAAGCCTGATTGCCCAAAAAGCGCGCCTTGACGGCATCGCGTCCGAACTGGAAAACCTCGCCCCCGAACTTTCCGCCGCCGAAGCCGCGTTCAAACAGGCGGATGCCGCCGTGCGCTCGTCCGAAGTGCAGCACAAAAACCTGATGCAGCAGCAACAGCAGCACACACGCCAATACAGTCAGGCGCAGCAACGCGCCGCCGAACTTCTGGCGCGCACCAACCAAGGGCAAATCCGCCGCGAACACATCGAGCGCGAACTGGCGCAGTTGGCAGAAGAGCAAACCGTGTTGCAACACACGTCCGACGGGCTTTCAGATGACATCGCCACTTTGCAGGAAGCCGCCGCCGAACTCGAACACCAACAGCAAACCACCGCGCACAGCCGCCAAGAGCAGCAAGGCCGTCTGAAACA
Above is a window of Neisseria sp. Marseille-Q6792 DNA encoding:
- the lpxH gene encoding UDP-2,3-diacylglucosamine diphosphatase, producing the protein MKPAYFISDLHLSEKHPELTALLLRFLRSSAAGQARAVYILGDLFDFWVGDDEVSELNTSIAREIRKLSDKGVAVFFVRGNRDFLIGQDFCRRAGMTLLPDYSVLDLFGCKTLICHGDTLCTDDKAYLRFRRIVHCRRLQKLFLMLPLKWRTRLAAKIRRVSKMEKQVKPADIMDVNAAFTARQVRAFGAERLIHGHTHREHIHHENGFTRIVLGDWHNDYASILRVDGDGAVFVPLEKC
- the ybeY gene encoding rRNA maturation RNase YbeY; this translates as MKRAKQYPFLSLQRQRFHLNFENASTAADLPSERDFYRWAWSALKNEYRRADISLILLDEEEARAYNRDYRGKDYATNVLSFALNEGEILPDQFSDGLYGDLVICPQVVLKEAAEQGKTPEQHFAHLTIHGTLHLMGYDHIEDDEAEIMEAEEIRLMLAAGFPNPYQEDEY
- a CDS encoding amino acid aminotransferase; its protein translation is MFFKHIEAAPADPILGLGEAFKAETRPEKVNLGIGVYKDASGATPIVKAVKEAEKRLLESETTKNYLTIDGVADYNEQTQILLFGKDHEIIASRRAKTAQSLGGTGALRIATEFAKRQLNAQTIWISNPTWPNHNAIAKAVGIQDKPYRYYDAAKHGLDWDGMIEDLSQAQKGDIVLLHGCCHNPTGIDPTPEQWETLAKLSAEKGWLPLFDFAYQGFGNGLEEDAYGLRVFLKHNTELLIASSYSKNFGMYNERVGAFTLVAEDEETAARAHSQVKTIIRTLYSNPASHGANTIALVLKNDDLKAQWIAELDEMRGRIKAMRQKFVELLKAKGASQNFDFIIEQNGMFSFSGLTPEQVDRLKNEFAIYAVRSGRINVAGITDDNIDYLCESIVKVL
- the hemC gene encoding hydroxymethylbilane synthase codes for the protein MNPKKLVIASRESLLAMWQAKYIQGRLKALYPDCEVEILGMTTRGDRILDRTLSKVGGKGLFVKELEQALYDGRADLAVHSIKDVPMDLPEGFALAAIGERANPFDAFVSNQYARLEEMPKGAIVGTSSLRREAQLRARYPHLLIKPLRGNVQTRLSKLDNGEYDAIILAAAGLQRLELDERIRMILSESDSLPAAGQGALGIEIAAHREDLYEVLKPLNHDTTHACVTAERALARALGGSCQVPLAAYCTEENGLLTLRGLVGHPDGSVVLQADAQAPAEYADALGRAVAKKLADDGARELIGAVLNTEN
- a CDS encoding L-lactate permease, whose amino-acid sequence is MALFLSIFPIVLLIWLMVKKNSMPSYVALPITAVLIYAIKLFYFGDAGMLLNATAASGLVKTLTPITVIFGAIMFNRMMETTGCIDVIRKWLATISPNPVAQLMIIGWSFAFMIEGASGFGTPAAIAAPILMSLGFNPLKVAIFTLVMNSVPVSFGAVGTPTWFGFAPLNLGAEDILAIGRQTGVMHFFAGFVIPVIGLSFIVPWSEIRKNLGFVAIAVFSCTLPYVALAMVNEEFPSLVAGAIGLMFSVFAANKGWGLSKDHAKDPNAEKVPFAQVAKALAPLGMLIGMLVVTRIKQIGIKGILTSKEEWFSFQLPFDLSKITVSDSLTITFGNIFGQDVSASYQTLYVPAWIPFVFTVWICILLYKTKFKDAWTIYAVTFNQTKKPLLALMGALIMVQLMLVGGDNSMVKIIGKEFAAMAGEHWVYFSPYLGAIGAFFSGSNTVSNLTFGPIQQQIALDTGLSVTLILALQSVGGAMGNMVCLNNIIAVCTVLDVKNSEGAIIKKTVIPMAIYGVIAVVTAMIFFL
- a CDS encoding DNA-mimic protein DMP19, which translates into the protein MTALTLPENIKQQEPSVLLYTLVSAYLEHTAQTGDESLSCLSDDQHTLTAFCYLDSQVEEGGFVQLIASGYGEYIFRNPLADSLRRWKIKAVPKVLDKAKALYEQHGENIETLADEGRDIPSLRKQFPDFEEWDGAYYEAAEQDLPLLAEHIRSNWETFAHIGQA
- a CDS encoding transporter associated domain-containing protein, with product MDGTQSKSKFFERLISRLAGEPDSAEDVLTLLRQAHEQEVFDADTLTRLEKVLDFAELEVRDAMITRSRMNVLKENDSIERITAYVIDTAHSRFPVIGEDKDEVLGILHAKDLLKYMFNPEQFHLKSILRPAVFVPEGKSLTALLKEFREQRNHMAIVIDEYGGTSGLVTFEDIIEQIVGEIEDEFDEDDSADNIHAVSAERWRIHAVTEIEDINTFFGTEYSSEEADTIGGLVIQELGHLPVRGEKVIIGGLQFTVARADNRRLHTLMATRVK
- the nhaC gene encoding Na+/H+ antiporter NhaC: MFAFKSLLDMPRGEALAVVVALIAAMGYTIISLEWLPHMSIIAAIVVLILYGLARGLKYNDMQAGMIGALNQGMGAIYLFFFIGLMVSALMMSGAIPTLMYYGFGLISPTYFYFSAFALCSVIGVSIGSSLTTCATVGVAFMGMAAAFQADMAMTAGAIVSGAFFGDKMSPLSDTTGISASIVGIDLFEHIKNMMYTTIPAWLISAALMLWLLPNVAAYDMGSVESFRSQLEATGLVHGYSLIPFALLVVLALMRVNAVVAMLFTVMVAVAVTYLHSTPDLRQLGAWFYGGYKLEGEAFKDIAKLISRGGLESMFFTQTIVILGMSLGGLLFALGAIPSLLDAVRSFLTNAGRATFSVAMTSVGVNFLIGEQYLSILLSGETFKPVYDKLGLHSRNLSRTLEDAGTVINPLVPWSVCGVFISHALGVPVWEYLPYAFFCYLSLALTLLFGWTGLTLSKK
- a CDS encoding zinc-finger domain-containing protein, giving the protein MDNLNPQEISVLPENLPLYCSGPDNEQWNGHPRVFLPLGEGESGSVACPYCGTRYRLDGKMPHHHYA